A single genomic interval of Juglans regia cultivar Chandler chromosome 1, Walnut 2.0, whole genome shotgun sequence harbors:
- the LOC109009656 gene encoding cytochrome P450 724B1 isoform X1 codes for MGWPLLGETIGFLKPHKSNSLGSFLQEHCSRYGRIFKSHLFGSPTIVSCDHELNMFILQNEEKLFQASYPKPMHDILGKHSLLIVSGDIHKKIRSFAVSFVGMSKSSPEFLHSVETLTISMMDSWRNCKAVSFYKEAKVFALNTMMKHLLSIKPEEPIASTILEDFETFMTGFVSLPLKIPGSAYSKAVKARARLCSTVKGIITEREERNVGVTGGDFLDGILSNQSLSYDEKVSIVLDLLLAGYETTATLMALIVYFLGHAPNALEKLKEEHQGIRKCKEEGETLNWADYKKMEFTSNVICEAMRCGNFVIPSGWKVFPILTAVNFDATLHENPLEFNPWRWFDESTSKKVSPFGGGPRLCPGAELAKVEIAYFLHHLVLNYRWKTKADEYPLAHPYVQFRRGLQLEIDPIE; via the exons ATGGGATGGCCCCTTTTGGGGGAGACTATTGGCTTCCTCAAACCCCATAAATCAAACTCTTTAGGGAGCTTCTTACAAGAGCATTGCTCTAG GTATGGGAGGATTTTCAAGTCCCATCTATTTGGTTCACCAACCATAGTTTCCTGCGACCATGAACTCAACATGTTTATTCTTCAGAATGAAGAGAAGCTATTTCAAGCCAGCTACCCCAAGCCCATGCATGACATTCTTGGCAAGCATTCTTTGCTTATTGTGTCCGGAGACATTCACAAGAAGATTAGGAGCTTTGCTGTCAGCTTTGTCGGCATGTCCAAGTCATCACCAGAGTTCCTTCATTCTGTAGAGACTCTGACAATCTCAATGATGGATTCATGGAGAAACTGTAAAGCAGTCTCGTTTTACAAAGAAGCTAAAGtg TTTGCACTCAATACCATGATGAAGCATCTTTTGAGTATTAAACCAGAGGAGCCAATTGCCTCGACCATATTAGAAGACTTCGAGACTTTCATGACAGGTTTTGTGTCTTTGCCTCTAAAAATCCCTGGGAGCGCTTATTCCAAAGCTGTGAAG GCTAGAGCAAGACTTTGCTCCACCGTGAAAGGAATCATAACAGAGAGGGAAGAAAGGAATGTGGGGGTTACAGGAGGAGACTTCTTAGATGGGATTTTGTCAAATCAAAGCCTAAGCTATGACGAGAAAGTAAGCATTGTATTGGACCTCTTGCTAGCTGGCTACGAGACAACGGCAACGCTTATGGCCTTGATTGTCTACTTTCTGGGGCATGCACCAAATGCTTTAGAAAAATtgaag GAAGAACACCAAGGGATAAGGAAATGCAAGGAGGAAGGGGAAACCTTGAACTGGGCAGATTATAAGAAGATGGAGTTCACTTCCAAT GTAATATGTGAAGCTATGAGATGTGGGAAT TTTGTCATACCCTCAGGATGGAAGGTTTTCCCCATATTGACTGCAGTGAATTTTGATGCAACTCTCCATGAAAATCCCTTAGAATTCAATCCTTGGAGATGGTTT GATGAATCAACCAGCAAAAAAGTGTCACCGTTTGGAGGTGGGCCAAGGCTGTGTCCAGGTGCTGAACTTGCAAAAGTAGAGATTGCATACTTCCTTCACCATCTTGTCCTTAATTATAG GTGGAAAACAAAAGCAGATGAATATCCACTTGCTCACCCTTATGTGCAGTTCAGGAGAGGATTGCAGCTGGAGATTGACCCAATAGAATGA
- the LOC109009656 gene encoding cytochrome P450 724B1 isoform X3, whose protein sequence is MGWPLLGETIGFLKPHKSNSLGSFLQEHCSRYGRIFKSHLFGSPTIVSCDHELNMFILQNEEKLFQASYPKPMHDILGKHSLLIVSGDIHKKIRSFAVSFVGMSKSSPEFLHSVETLTISMMDSWRNCKAVSFYKEAKVFALNTMMKHLLSIKPEEPIASTILEDFETFMTGFVSLPLKIPGSAYSKAVKARARLCSTVKGIITEREERNVGVTGGDFLDGILSNQSLSYDEKVSIVLDLLLAGYETTATLMALIVYFLGHAPNALEKLKEEHQGIRKCKEEGETLNWADYKKMEFTSNVICEAMRCGNVVKFVHRKALQDITFKEFVIPSGWKVFPILTAVNFDATLHENPLEFNPWRWFVSINDESTSKKVSPFGGGPRLCPGAELAKVEIAYFLHHLVLNYRWKTKADEYPLAHPYVQFRRGLQLEIDPIE, encoded by the exons ATGGGATGGCCCCTTTTGGGGGAGACTATTGGCTTCCTCAAACCCCATAAATCAAACTCTTTAGGGAGCTTCTTACAAGAGCATTGCTCTAG GTATGGGAGGATTTTCAAGTCCCATCTATTTGGTTCACCAACCATAGTTTCCTGCGACCATGAACTCAACATGTTTATTCTTCAGAATGAAGAGAAGCTATTTCAAGCCAGCTACCCCAAGCCCATGCATGACATTCTTGGCAAGCATTCTTTGCTTATTGTGTCCGGAGACATTCACAAGAAGATTAGGAGCTTTGCTGTCAGCTTTGTCGGCATGTCCAAGTCATCACCAGAGTTCCTTCATTCTGTAGAGACTCTGACAATCTCAATGATGGATTCATGGAGAAACTGTAAAGCAGTCTCGTTTTACAAAGAAGCTAAAGtg TTTGCACTCAATACCATGATGAAGCATCTTTTGAGTATTAAACCAGAGGAGCCAATTGCCTCGACCATATTAGAAGACTTCGAGACTTTCATGACAGGTTTTGTGTCTTTGCCTCTAAAAATCCCTGGGAGCGCTTATTCCAAAGCTGTGAAG GCTAGAGCAAGACTTTGCTCCACCGTGAAAGGAATCATAACAGAGAGGGAAGAAAGGAATGTGGGGGTTACAGGAGGAGACTTCTTAGATGGGATTTTGTCAAATCAAAGCCTAAGCTATGACGAGAAAGTAAGCATTGTATTGGACCTCTTGCTAGCTGGCTACGAGACAACGGCAACGCTTATGGCCTTGATTGTCTACTTTCTGGGGCATGCACCAAATGCTTTAGAAAAATtgaag GAAGAACACCAAGGGATAAGGAAATGCAAGGAGGAAGGGGAAACCTTGAACTGGGCAGATTATAAGAAGATGGAGTTCACTTCCAAT GTAATATGTGAAGCTATGAGATGTGGGAATGTAGTCAAGTTTGTTCACAGGAAAGCTCTTCAAGACATTACATTTAAAG AGTTTGTCATACCCTCAGGATGGAAGGTTTTCCCCATATTGACTGCAGTGAATTTTGATGCAACTCTCCATGAAAATCCCTTAGAATTCAATCCTTGGAGATGGTTTGTAAGTATCAAT GATGAATCAACCAGCAAAAAAGTGTCACCGTTTGGAGGTGGGCCAAGGCTGTGTCCAGGTGCTGAACTTGCAAAAGTAGAGATTGCATACTTCCTTCACCATCTTGTCCTTAATTATAG GTGGAAAACAAAAGCAGATGAATATCCACTTGCTCACCCTTATGTGCAGTTCAGGAGAGGATTGCAGCTGGAGATTGACCCAATAGAATGA
- the LOC109009652 gene encoding pentatricopeptide repeat-containing protein At4g35850, mitochondrial-like isoform X2, whose product MMLDGVQPTRDVFHSLIVGTMKGARLQDGFYFKDQMKVMGLLPDVNLFNILISSCGKCKNSDQAIQILEEMKKSEVKPNAQTFVCLLNACAAAGRLDRVYAIVRDMTAAGVGLNKFCYAGLIAAHKNKTPVADDFATKVIEFVDRSKEFLPVDTTSVTAENLMMGVSEEELYNLPTAEYVNRRGTFLNRELTVYHVALHGCADLRNVEVMEALLEMLKNNGKTPDVFIIMQTMRCYLHSGDIDRGLKTFEDYMNSGKPPAVELYVTLVEGAMVGHTPKGMQIAQDALVNMNSRGFFLSPKIGSDLLLSASGEKTGGYTTANYIWDLMQARKVTPSLPAVEAYYKGLKYREIPEDDPRLLLVSRTYDNLRVRFGTGPGRP is encoded by the exons ATGATGCTGGACGGAGTGCAGCCCACTAGGGACGTGTTCCATTCACTGATAGTGGGGACCATGAAAGGCGCCCGCTTGCAGGACGGCTTTTACTTCAAGGACCAAATGAAAGTCATGGGTTTGCTTCCTGAT GTTAATTTATTCAACATATTGATCTCGTCATGCGGGAAATGCAAAAACTCTGACCAGGCAATCCAG ATTTtggaagaaatgaagaaatctGAAGTGAAGCCTAATGCCCAAACTTTTGTCTGTCTACTCAATGCATGTGCAGCAGCAGGCCGTTTAGATCGAGT GTATGCAATTGTCCGTGATATGACTGCTGCTGGTGTTGGGTTGAACAAGTTTTGCTATGCAGGACTTATAGCTGCACACAAGAACAAGACACCTGTAGCAGATGATTTTGCCACCAAA GTCATTGAGTTTGTTGATAGGTCCAAGGAGTTTCTACCAGTTGATACAACAAGTGTAACTGCTGAAAATTTGATGATGGGTGTTTCAGAAGAAGAGCTGTATAATCTACCCACTGCCGAATATGTTAACAGGCGTGGAACTTTTTTAAATAGGGAACTGACTGTTTATCATGTTGCACTTCATGGCTGTGCAGACCTCAGGAATGTAGAG GTGATGGAAGCTTTGTTGGAAATGCTAAAGAACAATGGAAAAACTCCTGATGTCTTCATCATAATGCAAACTATGAG GTGCTATTTACATTCAGGGGACATTGATCGCGGTCTTAAAACTTTTGAGGACTACATGAATTCAGGGAAGCCTCCGGCAGTGGAACTATATGTG ACACTTGTGGAGGGAGCCATGGTTGGGCATACTCCCAAGGGAATGCAAATTGCTCAAGATGCGCTG GTAAATATGAATTCCAGGGGCTTCTTCTTGAGCCCAAAAATTGGGAGTGATCTCCTCCTTTCAGCATCTGGAGAAAAG ACTGGTGGATATACTACTGCCAACTATATATGGGATCTGATGCAAGCTCGCAAAGTGACTCCCTCACTTCCTGCCGTGGAAGCCTATTACAAGGGCTTGAAA TACCGCGAGATACCAGAAGATGATCCACGACTGTTACTGGTTTCTCGGACTTACGACAACCTTCGGGTGAGATTTGGAACCGGACCCGGAAGACCTTAG
- the LOC109009657 gene encoding 28 kDa ribonucleoprotein, chloroplastic-like, with protein sequence MAESCLISTPTLFTTKNQYPFLSLPSKPVKLSHLSFLSSPSPHSWVSLKHKSSTFRVVPLVAQTSDWAQQEEEEEGEEGSDGWEGEVGGGEESSGEGVLEESEKFYPEPPEEAKLFVGNLPFDIDSEKLAEVFNQAGIVEISEVIYNRETDRSRGFGFVTMSTVEEAEKAVDMLNRYDLNGRLLTVNKAAPRGSRVERPRVNEPSFRIYVGNLSWQVDDARLEQVFSEHGKVIDARVLCDQETGRSRGFGFVTMSSETELNDAIAALDGQNLDGRAIRVNVAEERRRRGSFSF encoded by the exons ATGGCTGAAAGTTGTTTAATTTCTACGCCAACACTATTCACCACCAAAAACCAATACCCATTTCTCTCACTTCCCTCAAAACCCGTCAAGCTCTCACACCTATCATTCTTATCCTCTCCGTCTCCCCATTCATGGGTCTCCCTCAAGCACAAGTCTTCAACCTTCCGTGTAGTCCCGCTAGTGGCTCAGACCTCAGACTGGGCTCaacaagaggaagaagaggaaggagaagagggtTCTGATGGCTGGGAAGGTGAGGTTGGGGGTGGAGAAGAGAGCTCTGGAGAAGGGGTTTTGGAAGAGAGTGAAAAATTTTATCCTGAGCCACCTGAAGAGGCTAAACTCTTTGTGGGTAATTTGCCCTTTGATATTGATAGTGAGAAACTGGCTGAGGTCTTTAATCAAGCTGGGATTGTTGAGATTTCTGAG GTAATTTACAATAGGGAAACGGATCGGAGTAGAGGGTTCGGGTTTGTAACTATGAGTACTGTTGAAGAAGCCGAGAAGGCTGTGGACATGCTAAACCGTTAT GATTTAAATGGAAGGCTTTTAACAGTAAACAAGGCTGCTCCTAGAGGGTCACGAGTAGAACGACCCCGAGTGAATGAACCTTCTTTCAGAATCTATGTTGGTAACCTGTCATGGCAAGTGGATGATGCTCGTCTGGAACAGGTTTTCAGTGAACATGGGAAGGTAATTGATGCCAGGGTTCTTTGCGACCAGGAAACAGGCCGTTCACGAGGGTTTGGTTTTGTTACAATGTCCAGTGAGACAGAATTGAATGATGCCATTGCTGCTCTTGATGGACAG AATTTGGACGGCAGAGCTATAAGGGTAAATGTTGCTGAAGAACGACGAAGGCGcggatcattttctttttaa
- the LOC109009654 gene encoding ras-related protein RABB1b-like → MSYDYLFKYIIIGDTGVGKSCLLLQFTDKRFQPVHDLTIGVEFGARMVTIDGRPIKLQIWDTAGQESFRSITRSYYRGAAGALLVYDITRRETFNHLASWLEDARQHANPNMTIMLIGNKSDLGHRRAVSKEEGEQFAKENGLLFLEASARTAQNVEEAFIRTAAKILQNIQEGVFDVSNESSGIKVGYGRPQGASGARDGTVAQRGGCCAN, encoded by the exons ATGTCTTACGACTACCTCTTCAAGTACATCATCATCGGCGACACag GTGTAGGGAAGTCGTGCCTGCTCTTGCAATTCACGGACAAAAGATTCCAGCCCGTTCATGATCTCACCATTGGTGTCGAGTTCGGAGCTCGAATGGTCACTATCGACGGCCGTCCCATCAAGCTTCAGATTTGGGATACC GCTGGGCAAGAATCTTTCCGGTCCATCACTAGATCTTACTACAGAGGAGCAGCTGGAGCACTTTTGGTATATGACATAACCAG GAGAGAGACATTTAATCATCTAGCAAGCTGGCTAGAGGATGCTCGGCAGCATGCAAATCCCAACATGACAATCATGCTCATAGGGAACAAGAGTGATCTTGGACATCGGAGGGCTGTTAGCAAAGAGGAAGGCGAACAATTTGCAAAGGAAAATGGACTTTTATTCTTGGAGGCATCTGCAAGAACAGCTCAAAATGTTGAAGAG GCTTTCATAAGGACTGCTGCAAAAATCCTTCAGAATATTCAGGAAGGTGTATTTGATGTATCCAACGAG TCATCTGGCATCAAGGTTGGGTATGGGCGTCCCCAAGGTGCATCGGGGGCGAGAGATGGAACAGTGGCTCAGAGAGGTGGATGTTGCGCTAATTGA
- the LOC109016041 gene encoding pre-rRNA-processing protein ESF2-like: MDDKERDFDSPHSDGSPNVQKNKKKKRLFNEAEEVCNDVSARKDKKKKKKRFLVEAGKAEDGKEVNGESRTKEEEEHELNGMGLPVEGNSESDVEGASSRKNKRKKRLLKEIAAANRRGVCYLSRIPPHMDHVTLRQILSQFGELQRIYLTPENPTAQAHRKRAGKFQQQVFSEGWVEFTDKRVAKRVANMLNGEQVGGRKRSSFYYDLWNIKYLSKFKWDDLTAEIAYKSAVREQKLALEISAAKKERDFYLSKVDKSRALNSIERRLEKKQKLKQGAGMNSELPVSQQVAKVIRHFPQKQPVADNAGQAKPQLSKDILGGVFGGS, translated from the exons ATGGATGACAAAGAACGCGATTTTGATTCTCCACACTCAGACGGAAGTCCAAAcgtgcagaaaaataaaaagaagaagcggTTATTCAATGAAGCAGAAGAGGTTTGCAATGATGTAAGCGCAAGAAaggataaaaagaagaagaaaaagcgTTTTTTGGTAGAAGCCGGGAAGGCTGAAGATGGAAAAGAGGTTAACGGAGAGAGTCGTacaaaggaggaggaggaacaCGAGCTTAATGGAATGGGTTTGCCGGTCGAGGGGAATTCGGAATCGGACGTTGAGGGTGCAAGTAGTcggaaaaataaaaggaagaagagatTATTGAAGGAAATCGCGGCGGCTAACAGGCGCGGTGTTTGCTATTTGAGTCGGATTCCTCCGCACATGGATCACGTTACGCTTCGTCAGATTCTCTCTCAGTTTGGAGAATTACAACGGATTTATCTCACGCCTGAAA ATCCTACTGCTCAAGCACATCGTAAGCGAGCTGGGAAGTTTCAACAGCAAGTATTTTCAGAAGG ATGGGTCGAATTTACGGAtaaaagggttgccaagagggtTGCTAATATGTTAAATGGCGAACAAGTTG GTGGGAGAAAGAGGTCGTCATTCTATTATGATCTTTGGAATATCAAGTATTTAAGTAAATTCAAGTGGGATGATCTTACTGCAGAGATCG CTTACAAGAGTGCTGTTCGGGAGCAGAAACTAGCTCTAGAAATTTCTGCTGCCAAAAAGGAACGGGATTTTTATCTTTCTAAAGTTGATAAGTCCCGTGCTTTGAATTCTATAGAACGGAGATTGGAGAAG AAGCAAAAGCTTAAACAGGGGGCGGGAATGAATTCTGAGCTCCCTGTTAGCCAGCAGGTAGCAAAGGTGATTCGGCACTTCCCACAAAAGCAACCGGTTGCAGATAATGCAGGACAAGCCAAACCCCAACTTTCTAAAGACATCCTGGGTGGG GTATTTGGTGGCTCTTAG
- the LOC109009652 gene encoding pentatricopeptide repeat-containing protein At4g35850, mitochondrial-like isoform X1, whose translation MKLLLRSITGQHRSVARELGRRYFAASTEEYAKRNYANNVSEYNTVVGSLTAQRRHFLLRDVYDDMMLDGVQPTRDVFHSLIVGTMKGARLQDGFYFKDQMKVMGLLPDVNLFNILISSCGKCKNSDQAIQILEEMKKSEVKPNAQTFVCLLNACAAAGRLDRVYAIVRDMTAAGVGLNKFCYAGLIAAHKNKTPVADDFATKVIEFVDRSKEFLPVDTTSVTAENLMMGVSEEELYNLPTAEYVNRRGTFLNRELTVYHVALHGCADLRNVEVMEALLEMLKNNGKTPDVFIIMQTMRCYLHSGDIDRGLKTFEDYMNSGKPPAVELYVTLVEGAMVGHTPKGMQIAQDALVNMNSRGFFLSPKIGSDLLLSASGEKTGGYTTANYIWDLMQARKVTPSLPAVEAYYKGLKYREIPEDDPRLLLVSRTYDNLRVRFGTGPGRP comes from the exons ATGAAGCTCCTCCTCCGATCTATCACTG GGCAGCATAGATCAGTGGCTCGAGAGCTGGGACGTCGGTACTTCGCGGCGTCCACAGAAGAATACGCCAAGCGAAACTACGCAAATAATGTTTCCGAGTACAACACCGTTGTCGGCTCCCTCACTGCCCAAAGAAG GCATTTCTTGTTGAGGGATGTTTACGATGATATGATGCTGGACGGAGTGCAGCCCACTAGGGACGTGTTCCATTCACTGATAGTGGGGACCATGAAAGGCGCCCGCTTGCAGGACGGCTTTTACTTCAAGGACCAAATGAAAGTCATGGGTTTGCTTCCTGAT GTTAATTTATTCAACATATTGATCTCGTCATGCGGGAAATGCAAAAACTCTGACCAGGCAATCCAG ATTTtggaagaaatgaagaaatctGAAGTGAAGCCTAATGCCCAAACTTTTGTCTGTCTACTCAATGCATGTGCAGCAGCAGGCCGTTTAGATCGAGT GTATGCAATTGTCCGTGATATGACTGCTGCTGGTGTTGGGTTGAACAAGTTTTGCTATGCAGGACTTATAGCTGCACACAAGAACAAGACACCTGTAGCAGATGATTTTGCCACCAAA GTCATTGAGTTTGTTGATAGGTCCAAGGAGTTTCTACCAGTTGATACAACAAGTGTAACTGCTGAAAATTTGATGATGGGTGTTTCAGAAGAAGAGCTGTATAATCTACCCACTGCCGAATATGTTAACAGGCGTGGAACTTTTTTAAATAGGGAACTGACTGTTTATCATGTTGCACTTCATGGCTGTGCAGACCTCAGGAATGTAGAG GTGATGGAAGCTTTGTTGGAAATGCTAAAGAACAATGGAAAAACTCCTGATGTCTTCATCATAATGCAAACTATGAG GTGCTATTTACATTCAGGGGACATTGATCGCGGTCTTAAAACTTTTGAGGACTACATGAATTCAGGGAAGCCTCCGGCAGTGGAACTATATGTG ACACTTGTGGAGGGAGCCATGGTTGGGCATACTCCCAAGGGAATGCAAATTGCTCAAGATGCGCTG GTAAATATGAATTCCAGGGGCTTCTTCTTGAGCCCAAAAATTGGGAGTGATCTCCTCCTTTCAGCATCTGGAGAAAAG ACTGGTGGATATACTACTGCCAACTATATATGGGATCTGATGCAAGCTCGCAAAGTGACTCCCTCACTTCCTGCCGTGGAAGCCTATTACAAGGGCTTGAAA TACCGCGAGATACCAGAAGATGATCCACGACTGTTACTGGTTTCTCGGACTTACGACAACCTTCGGGTGAGATTTGGAACCGGACCCGGAAGACCTTAG
- the LOC109009656 gene encoding cytochrome P450 724B1 isoform X2, with the protein MGWPLLGETIGFLKPHKSNSLGSFLQEHCSRYGRIFKSHLFGSPTIVSCDHELNMFILQNEEKLFQASYPKPMHDILGKHSLLIVSGDIHKKIRSFAVSFVGMSKSSPEFLHSVETLTISMMDSWRNCKAVSFYKEAKVFALNTMMKHLLSIKPEEPIASTILEDFETFMTGFVSLPLKIPGSAYSKAVKARARLCSTVKGIITEREERNVGVTGGDFLDGILSNQSLSYDEKVSIVLDLLLAGYETTATLMALIVYFLGHAPNALEKLKEEHQGIRKCKEEGETLNWADYKKMEFTSNVICEAMRCGNVVKFVHRKALQDITFKEFVIPSGWKVFPILTAVNFDATLHENPLEFNPWRWFDESTSKKVSPFGGGPRLCPGAELAKVEIAYFLHHLVLNYRWKTKADEYPLAHPYVQFRRGLQLEIDPIE; encoded by the exons ATGGGATGGCCCCTTTTGGGGGAGACTATTGGCTTCCTCAAACCCCATAAATCAAACTCTTTAGGGAGCTTCTTACAAGAGCATTGCTCTAG GTATGGGAGGATTTTCAAGTCCCATCTATTTGGTTCACCAACCATAGTTTCCTGCGACCATGAACTCAACATGTTTATTCTTCAGAATGAAGAGAAGCTATTTCAAGCCAGCTACCCCAAGCCCATGCATGACATTCTTGGCAAGCATTCTTTGCTTATTGTGTCCGGAGACATTCACAAGAAGATTAGGAGCTTTGCTGTCAGCTTTGTCGGCATGTCCAAGTCATCACCAGAGTTCCTTCATTCTGTAGAGACTCTGACAATCTCAATGATGGATTCATGGAGAAACTGTAAAGCAGTCTCGTTTTACAAAGAAGCTAAAGtg TTTGCACTCAATACCATGATGAAGCATCTTTTGAGTATTAAACCAGAGGAGCCAATTGCCTCGACCATATTAGAAGACTTCGAGACTTTCATGACAGGTTTTGTGTCTTTGCCTCTAAAAATCCCTGGGAGCGCTTATTCCAAAGCTGTGAAG GCTAGAGCAAGACTTTGCTCCACCGTGAAAGGAATCATAACAGAGAGGGAAGAAAGGAATGTGGGGGTTACAGGAGGAGACTTCTTAGATGGGATTTTGTCAAATCAAAGCCTAAGCTATGACGAGAAAGTAAGCATTGTATTGGACCTCTTGCTAGCTGGCTACGAGACAACGGCAACGCTTATGGCCTTGATTGTCTACTTTCTGGGGCATGCACCAAATGCTTTAGAAAAATtgaag GAAGAACACCAAGGGATAAGGAAATGCAAGGAGGAAGGGGAAACCTTGAACTGGGCAGATTATAAGAAGATGGAGTTCACTTCCAAT GTAATATGTGAAGCTATGAGATGTGGGAATGTAGTCAAGTTTGTTCACAGGAAAGCTCTTCAAGACATTACATTTAAAG AGTTTGTCATACCCTCAGGATGGAAGGTTTTCCCCATATTGACTGCAGTGAATTTTGATGCAACTCTCCATGAAAATCCCTTAGAATTCAATCCTTGGAGATGGTTT GATGAATCAACCAGCAAAAAAGTGTCACCGTTTGGAGGTGGGCCAAGGCTGTGTCCAGGTGCTGAACTTGCAAAAGTAGAGATTGCATACTTCCTTCACCATCTTGTCCTTAATTATAG GTGGAAAACAAAAGCAGATGAATATCCACTTGCTCACCCTTATGTGCAGTTCAGGAGAGGATTGCAGCTGGAGATTGACCCAATAGAATGA